Within the Candidatus Reidiella endopervernicosa genome, the region AGATTACGCAGCACACCGTTGACCATGCCGCTAGCCCAACCCTTCTTCAGCTGACGTGTGGCGGCCACGCACTCATTCAGCGCCGCATGGGCTGGCACCTTGGCATCAAAGAGCTGGTAAGCACCACTGAGCAACAGCGCCTCGATATCGGAATCACGTTTTTTCAGTGGCTGTTTAAGCAGGGGTTTGATCAGCGCACGGAGGCGGGGTAGATCACGTAATACGCTGTAGCAGAGGTTCTGCACAAAACCGCGATCCTTGGCGACAACCTTGTTAAGCACAGACGGCAGGGCCGAGGAGAGCGAACGCCCCTCGCCCAACACCTGCGCCAGAACACGGGCGGCAGCGGCCCGTGAGTTCACGCTTGACCGCCTAGTACGACACCGCTCAGATCACGTGAATTGATGAAATCAGCCACCGGTAGGGCCTTGCCGCCAGGGAGCTGGACCTCCAGCAGGCGCAACACCCCTTCGCCACAGGCGACATCAATACCATCGGCACTCGTATGCACCACGGCACCGGGGGTGGCATCTGTCGTAACACCCTCTACAGTTCGCGCCTGCCAGATGCGCAGTGTCTGTTCTGCCAACGCCGTCTGAGCCACCGGCCAGGGATTAAAGGCCTGTACCGCCTGTGCGATCTCCCGAGCAGGATTGGACCAGTCGATCTGCGCCTCCGCTTTACTCAGCTTGGCGGCATAGGTCACACCCGCTTCATCCTGCGGTTGTGGCGAGATATCACCGTCACTCATACGCGCCACGGTATCGACCAGTGTGGCAGCACCGAGCTGTGAGAGTTTGTCGTGCAGAGTCGCTGAGGTCTCCTCGGGGAGAATCGGCAGAGTGGCGAGACTCAGCACGTCACCGGTATCGAGCCCCACATCCATCTGCATGATTGCCACACCCGTCTCGCTGTCACCGCTGTGGATGGCGCGCTGAATCGGCGCCGCACCACGCCAGCGCGGCAGCAGTGAGGCGTGGATATTGATACAGCCAAGGCGCGGTGCATC harbors:
- the fmt gene encoding methionyl-tRNA formyltransferase, which encodes MSNSPLKIIYAGTPDFAVPPLQALLDSEHTVCAVYTQPDRPAGRGRKLRASPVKTVALEHNIPVFQPLSLKDEAEQAAIAALDADLMVVVAYGLLLPKAVLDAPRLGCINIHASLLPRWRGAAPIQRAIHSGDSETGVAIMQMDVGLDTGDVLSLATLPILPEETSATLHDKLSQLGAATLVDTVARMSDGDISPQPQDEAGVTYAAKLSKAEAQIDWSNPAREIAQAVQAFNPWPVAQTALAEQTLRIWQARTVEGVTTDATPGAVVHTSADGIDVACGEGVLRLLEVQLPGGKALPVADFINSRDLSGVVLGGQA